A region of Spiroplasma endosymbiont of Crioceris asparagi DNA encodes the following proteins:
- a CDS encoding MIP/aquaporin family protein, translated as MTFIECFRHFGVEFIGTMLLIIFGNSVVGNVLLKKTKGYQSGWLLITIGWGMAITLSATVTVALKSDAFASFNPALSIALAIFGKMHLDLMAIYIVAELLGAFVGQLIVDLMYAQHIKIHFNEAESKKIAAADLLGMHSTGPALRNVPLNFLAEFVATTALILALLATTKANTFADVKWFSPIFAGMVVAVIGICLGGLTGFSLNPARDLAPRLVYWMLYRKEGSTDWQYSWIPVVAPIAAGVIMGLALRGW; from the coding sequence ATGACTTTTATAGAATGCTTTCGACACTTTGGTGTTGAATTTATAGGAACAATGTTATTAATAATTTTTGGTAATTCTGTTGTTGGAAATGTTTTATTAAAAAAAACAAAAGGTTATCAAAGCGGGTGATTATTAATCACAATTGGTTGAGGAATGGCAATAACACTTTCGGCTACTGTAACTGTAGCTTTAAAAAGTGATGCATTTGCTTCATTCAATCCAGCATTATCAATTGCGTTAGCCATATTTGGAAAAATGCATTTAGATTTAATGGCAATTTATATAGTTGCAGAATTGTTGGGCGCATTTGTGGGCCAATTAATTGTTGACTTAATGTATGCTCAACACATTAAAATTCATTTTAATGAAGCTGAAAGCAAAAAAATTGCTGCCGCCGATTTATTGGGTATGCATTCAACTGGACCAGCGCTAAGAAATGTGCCATTAAACTTTTTGGCAGAATTTGTAGCAACAACAGCATTAATTTTAGCTTTATTGGCAACAACTAAGGCCAACACCTTTGCTGACGTTAAATGATTTTCACCAATATTTGCAGGCATGGTTGTTGCTGTAATAGGTATTTGTTTGGGTGGATTAACAGGATTTTCACTAAATCCAGCAAGGGATTTAGCCCCAAGATTAGTCTATTGAATGCTTTATAGAAAAGAAGGTTCTACTGATTGACAATATTCATGAATTCCAGTTGTTGCACCAATTGCCGCTGGCGTGATTATGGGTCTAGCATTAAGAGGTTGATAA
- the glpO gene encoding type 2 glycerol-3-phosphate oxidase, whose product MKKYDVCIIGAGIIGASISRELSKYNLNILHLEANAKVGIETSQGNSGLVHGGFDPTPGKLNAKLNVLGKKRYEDWIKELTFPYLRIDSTIVAFNDEEVKHLKMLYERGIINGLDKSELKILDSNELRIKEPNISHEAVAALVCNSSIAVDAPMLAKVLMTNAIKNSVDLHLNEKVVDIKKQNDVWCIKTNKNEYESKIIINVAGHYADKIAKMAGFDEFNLVTRRGEYRILEKTESGIVNSVVFMVPTIHGKGVIVAPMLDGHVMVGPTAEEGVPKDETRLVTQEKFDFIGEIGKKLISSINMKKTCMTFSGSRPIEPKSDDFWIKATKKDKTFINVAGMKSPAIASAPAIADYVIEELIKKPNLIKLEIKPNFDPIQKMVNPLI is encoded by the coding sequence ATGAAAAAATATGATGTATGTATTATTGGTGCTGGTATTATTGGTGCCTCAATATCAAGAGAATTATCAAAATATAATTTAAACATTTTACATTTAGAAGCTAATGCTAAAGTGGGAATTGAAACAAGTCAAGGAAATTCTGGACTTGTGCATGGTGGTTTTGATCCAACTCCAGGTAAACTAAATGCAAAACTAAATGTTTTAGGAAAAAAACGTTATGAAGATTGAATAAAAGAATTAACTTTCCCATATTTAAGAATAGATTCAACTATTGTTGCTTTTAATGATGAAGAAGTTAAACATTTAAAAATGTTATATGAAAGAGGAATAATTAATGGTTTAGATAAAAGTGAATTAAAAATTTTAGATTCAAATGAATTAAGAATAAAAGAACCAAATATTTCTCATGAAGCTGTTGCGGCTTTAGTTTGCAATTCATCTATTGCTGTAGATGCACCAATGTTGGCAAAAGTCTTAATGACAAATGCTATTAAAAATTCAGTTGATTTACATTTAAATGAAAAAGTAGTAGATATCAAAAAACAAAATGATGTTTGATGTATAAAAACAAATAAAAATGAATATGAATCAAAAATAATAATTAATGTAGCAGGACACTACGCAGATAAAATTGCAAAAATGGCTGGATTTGATGAATTTAATTTAGTGACAAGAAGAGGAGAATATAGAATTCTTGAAAAAACAGAATCAGGTATTGTTAATTCAGTTGTTTTTATGGTGCCAACAATTCATGGTAAAGGAGTTATTGTAGCCCCTATGTTGGATGGTCATGTTATGGTTGGACCAACAGCTGAAGAGGGTGTACCAAAAGATGAAACAAGATTAGTAACTCAAGAAAAATTTGATTTTATTGGGGAAATTGGTAAAAAATTAATTTCTTCAATAAATATGAAAAAAACTTGTATGACATTTTCAGGTTCAAGACCAATTGAACCAAAATCTGATGATTTTTGAATTAAAGCTACTAAAAAAGATAAAACTTTTATTAATGTTGCCGGAATGAAATCTCCAGCCATTGCATCTGCTCCAGCCATTGCTGATTATGTAATAGAAGAATTAATCAAAAAACCAAATTTAATTAAATTAGAAATTAAACCAAATTTTGATCCAATACAAAAAATGGTTAATCCATTAATTTAA
- the glpK gene encoding glycerol kinase GlpK: MKKYVITLDEGTTSARTVVVDKSGKIVSINQVEFTQFFPQAGWVEHDALEIWNSQRTTLVNAINNLGITSKDIECIGITNQRETTIVWDRETGNPIYNAIVWQDKRLDNYFVNFSQKEYDLLRQKTGLIPNAYFSVSKLAWILDNVKGAREKAEKGQLMFGTVNTWLIYRLTGQKVFATDHTNAQRTLLYNIHKNDWDDELLKLFNIPKSLLPEIKECADDYGLTFPNLLSKKDDGEIQINSSIGDQQSALYGQMCINTGEVKSTYGTGCFILMNTGTEKIFSEHGILTTVALAKDNKITYALEGSVMIAGAVTKWLKENLKIIYDYEEAEWYLEKVKDNREVYFVPSFSGLGSPYWDDSSRGAIFGLDRGTKREHIIRAAIESIAYQANDVIEAMKKDLKKDIKIIKVDGGATRSNYLMQFQASISKTNVLRPKNIETTAMGAAYLAGLRSGFWKDETEIKNIIKEGFEFKPNMSEEVANKKIKGWKSAVSRTFSWLVDTN, translated from the coding sequence ATGAAAAAATACGTTATTACCTTAGATGAAGGTACAACAAGCGCAAGAACAGTTGTTGTCGATAAAAGCGGAAAAATTGTTTCTATTAATCAAGTTGAATTTACACAATTTTTTCCGCAAGCCGGTTGAGTAGAACATGATGCACTAGAAATTTGAAATAGTCAAAGAACAACACTTGTTAATGCAATCAATAATTTAGGAATCACTTCAAAAGATATTGAATGTATTGGAATTACAAATCAACGTGAAACAACAATAGTTTGGGATAGGGAAACCGGAAACCCTATTTATAATGCAATAGTTTGACAAGACAAGAGATTAGATAATTATTTTGTTAATTTTTCTCAAAAAGAATATGATTTGTTAAGACAAAAAACTGGATTAATTCCAAATGCATATTTTTCTGTATCTAAACTTGCTTGAATTTTAGATAATGTTAAGGGGGCAAGAGAAAAAGCTGAAAAAGGACAATTAATGTTTGGAACAGTTAATACCTGATTAATTTATCGTTTAACTGGACAAAAAGTATTTGCCACAGATCACACAAATGCACAAAGAACATTACTATACAATATTCATAAAAATGATTGAGATGATGAGTTGTTAAAATTATTTAACATACCAAAATCTTTATTACCAGAAATAAAAGAATGTGCAGATGATTATGGATTAACTTTTCCTAATCTACTTTCAAAAAAAGATGATGGTGAAATTCAAATTAATTCTTCAATCGGGGATCAACAATCTGCTCTATATGGGCAAATGTGTATAAACACTGGAGAAGTTAAATCAACGTATGGAACAGGGTGTTTCATTCTTATGAATACAGGAACAGAAAAAATATTCTCTGAACATGGTATTTTAACAACTGTTGCTTTAGCAAAAGATAATAAAATTACCTATGCATTAGAAGGATCGGTAATGATTGCTGGTGCTGTTACCAAATGACTAAAAGAAAACTTAAAAATAATTTATGATTACGAAGAAGCAGAATGATATTTAGAAAAAGTTAAAGATAACCGTGAAGTTTATTTTGTTCCTTCATTTTCTGGATTAGGTTCACCTTATTGAGATGATTCATCACGTGGAGCTATTTTCGGTTTAGATAGAGGAACAAAACGTGAACACATTATTCGTGCTGCTATTGAATCAATTGCATATCAAGCAAATGATGTTATTGAAGCTATGAAAAAAGATCTTAAAAAAGATATCAAAATTATTAAAGTTGATGGTGGTGCAACGAGAAGTAATTATTTAATGCAATTTCAAGCAAGTATTTCTAAAACAAATGTTTTAAGACCTAAAAATATTGAAACAACTGCGATGGGTGCTGCTTATTTGGCTGGTTTAAGAAGCGGATTTTGAAAAGATGAAACTGAAATTAAAAATATAATAAAAGAAGGTTTTGAATTTAAACCAAACATGAGTGAAGAAGTTGCTAATAAAAAAATAAAAGGTTGAAAATCAGCTGTGTCAAGAACATTTTCATGATTAGTTGATACAAATTAG
- the rplJ gene encoding 50S ribosomal protein L10, protein MALKRPAHLKKAETINEIVENLKKFPGFAIANYKTMTVVEIMQLRNQAKKQNAIAKVYKGTLFLRALKELKISGLDDALTEQNIYIFSEESVTAPKLVRAFNKKTNKLELKAGIIEGTVLDKQGIAEVAALPSKEELYSMFASSLVYPLRQFMLLTKEIAKTKSE, encoded by the coding sequence ATGGCTTTAAAAAGACCTGCACATTTAAAAAAAGCAGAAACTATTAATGAAATAGTTGAAAATCTTAAAAAGTTTCCTGGTTTTGCAATTGCTAATTATAAAACAATGACAGTTGTTGAAATAATGCAATTGAGAAATCAAGCAAAAAAACAAAATGCAATTGCTAAAGTTTATAAAGGAACACTTTTCTTAAGAGCTTTAAAAGAATTAAAAATTTCTGGTCTAGATGACGCTTTAACTGAACAAAATATTTATATATTTTCAGAAGAAAGTGTTACTGCACCAAAATTAGTAAGAGCTTTTAATAAAAAAACAAATAAATTAGAATTAAAAGCCGGAATCATTGAAGGAACTGTGCTTGACAAACAAGGGATAGCAGAGGTAGCGGCTTTACCTTCAAAAGAAGAATTATACTCAATGTTTGCATCATCATTGGTTTATCCATTGAGACAATTCATGCTATTAACTAAAGAAATAGCAAAAACAAAATCAGAATAG
- the rplL gene encoding 50S ribosomal protein L7/L12, whose protein sequence is MAKLTKEDIIKSLEEMKLSELNELVKAIEDHFGVVASAAVAAPAAEGAANAAPTEVDVLLTSPGGNKVAVIKIVKELTGLGLMDAKKLVDGTLPAKLKEKVKPEDGEAIKKQLVDAGASVELK, encoded by the coding sequence ATGGCAAAATTAACTAAAGAAGATATCATTAAATCATTAGAAGAAATGAAATTATCAGAATTAAACGAATTAGTAAAAGCAATCGAAGATCACTTTGGAGTTGTTGCATCAGCAGCAGTTGCTGCACCAGCAGCAGAAGGGGCAGCAAACGCAGCACCAACAGAAGTTGACGTATTATTAACATCACCAGGTGGAAACAAAGTGGCTGTTATTAAAATTGTTAAAGAATTAACAGGATTAGGACTAATGGATGCTAAAAAATTAGTTGATGGAACATTACCTGCAAAATTAAAAGAAAAAGTTAAACCAGAAGACGGAGAAGCAATTAAAAAACAATTAGTTGACGCTGGAGCTTCAGTAGAATTAAAATAA